TGCCTCCCAGTCCAGGTGAGTCCTTTACCGCACAAGTTCTCCATGATGTTGGTGTCTGCAGGTTCTTGCCTTTTTTGTCACCTGAGTCACCTTTACTTGGTTTGGGTCCAAGCTCATGGAAAACCTGGATGGACTGCGCCAATTGTTGAACAAGTTTCTTTCTACTTGTCTGGCTCACCTCAGTGGACCCAGCGTTTGTGGCAGCGGATGTTCCTGAGGTGAcctgtttcctgttttttcCCTTTCCCTGGATGGTCCTGGCAACAGCCTGTTCAGCATCTGCCCTCTTTTTTTTACTCTCATTCTTATTATTGGcacctttctctttctttctcttactAATCTGCCTCTTCCCTGCATCTTTCCTCTCATGTTCTACTGGACTCTTACTCTCACATCTCAAATCTTCTCTGTTGTTCTCTTGGCTGCtggccttcctcttcctcttgctgtgtgcatgtgatgATTCAGGGTCTCCCACCATCACTGACGTCTTAGGGACTCCGAGTTCTGTGACGTCCTTTCCTGTGGTCCAGTCATTGTCTTTATGACCTAATCTCTTATGTTGAGGTGAATTGCAGGACCCTTCTTCCTCTATCATCTTTCTGAGTCTGGCTTCAAAGTTCCCAGGATCATACACatcaaaacttattttacgctTTGCCTGGTCTGTCCTGCTCtcctcctgtttcctgagtgGGACAAAAGTGCTCTGTGGGCTGGGCATGGTCTGGAGCTGCTGACTCTGGCCAAAGGCTGAGTGGGGGAGTCCTCCTAGAACCATCAGGTTTGGTTGTGGGTAATTCCCATAATACGTCCACGGAGACACCAGTGGGGGAACCACACCTCCAAATGTTGGGATGTGTCCTATCCAACAGAAATACTGGCATTGTAAtattgtgttttcacaaatttaAGGTGGATGCATTGTTGAATACAAACGTATATactttaaaacatttacattgaaAGTTAGCATCTTAGGATATGTGTTTCTTAGTCAGTTTTGATTTTTGTAATGTTATTATTAAGGCTTTGTAAGAAATGTTAACCTACCAGCAGCTCTGACAGGATGGACTGGAATGTTCTGGACAGGGttacccatgaatagtccatttcctgttcacaaattatattgattcttaaattatatccagtcatcttacaacagttctCAGGacacttattttttttaatagatAAGAATTActatttgcagggttgccaactctcacgcattgagcgtgagacacacgcatttaaccgtcttcacacgctctcacgccacacatccgatttctcacgctgaaaaaaaatctagtttatttacctctgaacaGTCCTGCACGGATCCGTTTTTTGAGACCCGCacccacccatatccgcagagtacagcacccacccacccgcgaacccgtggttcaaagttaaatctgtacccgcccggacccgttaatatttTACCCATTACCCACCCGTacccgtgaaaaatcacacaaatcgaaagtattgctatagagcactttattttacaatgcgcctctgaaaaaacgtcagtacaacacaaaataaaatctaatgttgcggtgcaggaacagtaggctattcctatctaaaagtagcaactggtaaaacgcaagaaaatgtatgtagccaaccggtgccataacacaatgcaaaacgagagggaacaaatgccagtataacaactaaataaaatcgcataGGTTCACGGTGGTAGTAGTTTCCTATCTGCTGTGGTGGGAGCAGCACGCTaagttctctctcctcatttttctttgttctagcacggccacccatttagctttgaaaccaccaagcaagctacaataaatgcccggtactgcgttataaccagcctctgctcatgtttccgctggaaaagaaccgaagtttgggtattaccccagaacgggtgaagagtaaagttcagcccgctctggccaacggagctacggtataagtaagctcccctgagcttcgccaccaccatcgggaggcgctaatcaggcaaaaggtaacactatgttcattacgtagcaaataaaagcctactaaaaatgaccACATATTCATGTGCTACCCACccgtatttaacttacccgcccgcatacccacccgtaaaattgcggtatgtgtaaaacccacccgtttcagcatattacccgacccggtgcaggactctacctctgatccatatgattcaatgagttactagttcgctctggcgccaaccactggcgatcgatcgatcgcgat
The window above is part of the Brachyhypopomus gauderio isolate BG-103 chromosome 9, BGAUD_0.2, whole genome shotgun sequence genome. Proteins encoded here:
- the LOC143522565 gene encoding uncharacterized protein LOC143522565 is translated as MSFDDNHLLYTGNGLFMGNPVQNIPVHPVRAAGHIPTFGGVVPPLVSPWTYYGNYPQPNLMVLGGLPHSAFGQSQQLQTMPSPQSTFVPLRKQEESRTDQAKRKISFDVYDPGNFEARLRKMIEEEGSCNSPQHKRLGHKDNDWTTGKDVTELGVPKTSVMVGDPESSHAHSKRKRKASSQENNREDLRCESKSPVEHERKDAGKRQISKRKKEKGANNKNESKKKRADAEQAVARTIQGKGKNRKQVTSGTSAATNAGSTEVSQTSRKKLVQQLAQSIQVFHELGPKPSKGDSGDKKGKNLQTPTSWRTCAVKDSPGLGGMHEESTQKNTAQERATPSPAGELPICSKQLHLSNRAVRGRPNISKIVAFTRKLKNRLRKNLQNQLVRRIRTRPFPKSHSKTTSATDCSIIVVPNQGEEKDTTKSTTLQQKVEETETTRLTTLQQNEANGVPLKSLQHNTSPTRDDWSLMGFMNRMGLKTRNQ